From one Salinibacterium hongtaonis genomic stretch:
- a CDS encoding DUF1972 domain-containing protein → MPHSRNNNDGRPLHFAMIGTRGVPATYGGFETAVEEIGARLVELGNEVTVYCRTADTSLKHYRGMALVHLPALKLKAAETLSHSALSVGHLTFSRRPDVAFVFNAANAPFVPWLRTLGIPTAVHVDGLEWMRAKWQGLGRRYYRLVEKLAVMWSDALIADAQGIADYYDRTFAAPTELLTYGTRILTDVGSSRIAELGLEPGRYHLVVARFEPENHVDIIVDAYSRSASTLPLIVVGSAPYAAAYTHKITGLAEGDPRIRLLGGVWDQVQLDELYANALTYVHGHSVGGTNPSLLRAMGGGTSVLAYDIEFNREVLGDEAGFFGSVSSLTHQFDEAESDPDRHAAVGLRLQRRAHNNYDWNAVADGYEELGRRLAAGYSIRASRPNRTTTRTDTTPRLP, encoded by the coding sequence ATGCCGCATTCCCGCAACAACAACGACGGCCGCCCGCTGCATTTCGCCATGATCGGAACTCGGGGCGTGCCCGCAACCTATGGCGGATTCGAAACAGCCGTAGAAGAGATCGGCGCACGGCTGGTCGAGCTAGGCAACGAGGTCACCGTGTACTGCCGCACGGCGGATACAAGCCTCAAGCACTACCGCGGCATGGCCCTCGTGCACCTTCCAGCCCTCAAGCTCAAAGCTGCCGAGACCCTCAGCCATTCGGCGCTCTCCGTTGGCCACCTCACTTTTTCTCGCCGGCCCGATGTGGCCTTCGTCTTCAACGCGGCGAATGCCCCATTCGTACCCTGGCTGCGCACGCTCGGAATTCCGACGGCGGTCCACGTTGACGGACTCGAATGGATGCGAGCCAAGTGGCAAGGGCTGGGTCGCCGCTACTACCGCCTCGTCGAGAAGCTAGCGGTGATGTGGTCAGACGCCCTCATCGCGGACGCCCAGGGGATCGCCGACTACTACGACCGCACTTTCGCGGCCCCCACCGAACTACTCACCTACGGCACGCGCATCCTCACCGATGTGGGGTCATCCCGCATCGCGGAGTTGGGCCTTGAACCCGGCCGGTATCACCTGGTGGTGGCCCGCTTCGAACCAGAAAACCATGTGGACATCATCGTGGACGCCTACTCGCGCAGCGCATCCACTCTGCCCCTCATCGTGGTCGGCAGTGCCCCCTACGCGGCGGCCTACACGCACAAGATCACCGGCCTCGCAGAAGGGGACCCTCGAATTCGACTCCTCGGCGGGGTCTGGGACCAGGTTCAGCTCGACGAGCTGTACGCAAACGCCCTCACCTATGTCCACGGACATTCGGTCGGGGGTACTAACCCGTCGCTGCTGCGCGCAATGGGAGGTGGGACTTCCGTGCTCGCCTATGACATCGAATTCAATCGGGAGGTGCTCGGAGACGAAGCCGGGTTCTTCGGATCGGTTTCGTCCCTGACGCACCAGTTTGATGAAGCAGAGAGCGACCCTGACCGTCACGCGGCGGTGGGGCTGCGCCTGCAGCGACGGGCCCACAACAACTACGACTGGAACGCAGTCGCCGATGGCTACGAGGAGTTGGGTCGGCGACTAGCCGCCGGCTACAGCATCCGGGCTTCACGCCCGAACCGAACGACCACCCGAACCGACACAACACCGAGGTTGCCATGA